The nucleotide window CGGCCGGCGTGCTGCTGGCCATGATCAGCCTCGGCAAGTACCTGGAAGCCTCGGCCAAGCTCAAGACCTCGGGCGCCATCGCGGCGCTCATGCGCCTGGCCCCGGACACGGCCACCCTGGTGCGCGGCGGCGGCCACGAAACCGTGCCCGTGGAAGAAGTCGAGGTGGGCGACATGCTCCTCGTGCGCCCCGGCGAGCGCGTGCCCGTGGACGGCGAGGTGGCGGAGGGGACCTCCCGCGTGGACGAGTCCATGCTCACCGGCGAGCCCCTGCCCGTGGCCAAGGCCCCCGGCGACAGCCTGTCCGGCGGCACGCAAAACACCACCGGCGCGCTGGTCATGCGGGCCACCCGCGTGGGCGAGGACACCACGCTTTCGCGCATCGTGGCCCTCGTGCGCCAGGCGCAAGGCTCCAAGGCTCCCATCGCCAACCTGGCCGACACCGTGAGCTTTTATTTCGTGCCCACGGTCATGGCCGTGGCCGTCGTGGCCTTTTGCGGCTGGTACTTCCTGGGCGGGGCCGGCTTTTCCTTTTCGTTGCGCATCTTCGTGGCCGTCATGGTCATCGCCTGCCCCTGCGCCATGGGCCTGGCCGTGCCCACCTCCATCATGGTCGGCATGGGGCGCGGCGCCCGCCTGGGCATCCTGGTCAAATCCGGCGCCGCCCTGCAAACCGCCGGCGACGTGGGCCTGGTCGTCTTCGACAAGACCGGCACGCTCACCCACGGCAAGCCGGAACTGACGGACATCGCCCCGGCCCCAGGCCGCGACGCCGACCAACTGCTTGCCCTGGCCGCGGCGGCCGAGGTCCGCTCGGAACATCCCCTGGCCCGGGCCGTGGTCGCGGCGACAGAAGCCAAGGGCCTGCCCCTGCCGGCGCCCGAGGCCTTCGAGGCCCATCCCGGCCGGGGCGTGGCCGCCCGGGTGGACGGCCGGGCCGTGCTCGTGGGCACGGCCGCCTTCCTGGCCGAACAGGGCATTCCCGCCGACCCGGCCGGCGAGGCCGACGAGACCCGCCTGGCCGAGGCGGGCAAGACCGCCATCCGCGTGGCCGTGGACGGGACCTCCGCCGGCACCCTGGCCGTGGCCGACAGCCCCCGGCCCGAGGCCGCCGCCGTGGTCGCCGCCCTGGCCGAGGCCGGCGTTGCCGTGGCCATGCTCACCGGCGACGACGAACGCACGGCCGCGGCCGTGGCCCGCACCCTCGGCATCGAAACGGTCATCGCCCGGGTGCTGCCCGAGCGCAAGGCGGCGGAAATCGCACGCTTCAGGCAGACCGGACGCAAGGTGGCCATGGTCGGCGACGGCATCAACGACGCCCCGGCCCTGGCCGAGGCCGACCTCGGCATGGCCATGGGTTCGGGCATCGACGTGGCCGTGGAATCGGGCGACGTGGTGCTCATGCGCAACGACCTGCGCGGCGTGCCGGCCGCGCTGGAGTTGTCCCGGGCCGTGATCGCCAACATCAAGCAGAACCTCTTCTGGGCCTTCGCCTTCAATACCATCGGCATCCCGGTGGCCGCCGGGGTGCTCCACGTCTTCGGCGGACCGACGCTAAGCCCTATGATCGCCGGCGCGGCCATGGCGCTGAGCTCGTTTACGGTGGTGACCAACGCCTTGCGGCTGCGCTTTTTCACACCGCGGGTGATCGTGGAGGCAGGCGGCGCCAGCGCCAGGAGCCCGAATCCCGACTAAACATGAACAAATAATTCATGTTCTTGTAATTTTTCAACTTCTGAAAAACATTGCCCCCTTGCCCGAGGTAGTCTACATAAAAGCCTTCGGTTTCGCTGCCGCCATCCGGCTCCGCTTCAACCCTGCCAGCGCTAAGGTGGTGCTATGCCTCGATTGTCTCGTCTCTGTCTCGCCCTATGCTGCGTAAGCCTGCTCGCCACCGCCGGCCCCGACGCCACCTGGGCGTATACCGTACAAGCCGGCGACACCCCGCTGACCATCGCGAAAAAACACAACATATCCCTCGATGACTTGATGAAGGCCAACAAGGGCCTCAAGCCCAACAAGATGAAGGTCGGCGACACGTTGACGATCCCCGGGGGCACGCCGGGCAAGGCCGAAAAAAAGGAACCGGCCAAGGAAACGAAGAAGGACAAGGCCGACAAGAAATCCGAAGCGACCTCGGCCAAGGAACGCGCCGCCGAGGCCAGGGACCGCAGCCAGGAAAAGGAGCACAAGGCCCCCGCGACCAAGGGCGGCGGGCATTATGCCGTCAAAAAAGGCGACACCCTGGGCTCCATCGCCAGCAAGCACGGCGTGTCCGTGGACGACCTGCTCAAGGCCAACGGGCTCAAGCACAGCAGCACCTTGAAGATCGGCCAGGAACTGACCCTGCCCGGCGGCGCCCCGGCGGCCAAGCCGGAAGCGGCGGAAAAACCCGCGGCCAAATCCCACAAGGCCCCGGAACCCGAAGAGCGCACCACCACCTACACCGCCCACCGCAAGGACACCGTGGATTCGGTGGCCCGCAAATTTCGCACAAGCCCCAAGGAACTGGCCCGCCTCAACCCGGACATGGGCAAGAAGCTGCATTCCGGCCAGAAGCTGGTCGTGCCGGCCAAGGCCGCCCCGGCCGAGGAAGCCGAGGAGGCGCCGGTGCGGGCCAAGCCGTCCAAGGCCGCCCCGGTGATCGAGGAGCCCGAAACCGCCGCTCCCGAGCGGCCGGCCAAGGCCGCCCGGACGCCCGATCCGGCCGAGGCCACGCCGTCGCTGCCCGACAGCAAGGAAACCGCCGACGCCGAATCGTCGTTCGAGAAAGGCATCGAGTTCGGCAAGCAAAACAAGTTCCAGAAGGCGGTGGAGAGCTTCGACAAGGCCATCAAGCTCAATCCCAACCGGGCCGATTATTACGCCAGCCGGGGACACGCCAACTACTACCTCAAGCAGTACCCCAAGGCCATCGACGACTACACCAAGGCCATCGAGAAAAACCCCAATTTCGCCCTGGCCTACTCCATGCGGGGCTTAAGCCGCACCCGGTCCGGCCGCTATCCCCAAGCCATCGAGGACTTCAACAAGGCCATCAGCTTCGGCCCCAACGAGGCCGACTATTACAAGGGCCGGGGGTTCACCTACCTGCACCTCAAGCAGTACGGCCCCATGTGCCAGGACTACCAGAAATCCTGCACCCTGGGCGATTGCGAATTGCTGGAGAGCGCCAAGAAGGAAAAACTCTGCCAGTAGCCGCCCCGCCGCCCCTCTGGCCAGCCTCGCGAAGTCCCCGCCCCGGCGGGGACTTTTTTTGCGCTCCGTGGCCGCGTTGGGGGAAGCCCGGCCTCCGGAGGGGGGAACGGACCGAGCGCCGCCCGGGCTTGCCGCCGAACCGCGCCCAGGGATGACGGCGGCACCGGCCTGGGACGCCGGCTGGCCTCGGCCAGCCGGCCCCGGCGGCCGGCCGAGGGCGGCCGGCCGCGAAAAAGCCCCCCGGCGAGCGATCGCCGGGGGGCGCATCCGACCGCTCCGGGGGAAGCGGCCAAGGGGACATCCGCCCTAGCGGATGAACAGCATCTCCTGGTAGCTCGGCAGGGACCACAGGTCGTCGGCCACCACGGATTCCAGGGCGTCGGCCACGGCGCGGACCTCGTTCATGGCCGGCAGCACGGTGCAGCACATGTACTTGGCCTCGGCCAGGCTGCCCTCGGCGCTGTGCTCGAGAATCTTCTCGAGCTCGGCCACCTTGGCCTGCAGGTCGCGCAGCTTGGCGGTGACGCACTCCAGGGTGGTCATCTTGAAGTCGTGGCCGATGGCCTTGAGGTTGGCGCAGGTCCTGGCCAGCTCGCCCTGATACCGCATGGCGGCCGGGAAGATGATGGTCTTGGCCATGCGCACGACCAGGGCGGCCTCGGTCTGCAGGGTCTTGACGTACTGCTCGAGGTAGATCTCCTCGCGGGACTTGAGCTCGGCCTCGCTGAAGACGCCGTAGGTGGTGCACAGCTTGACCACCTCGGGGCTGGTGAGCACGGGCAGGGCGTCGGGCGTGGTTTTGAGGTTGGGCAGGCCGCGCTTTTCGGCTTCGG belongs to Solidesulfovibrio sp. and includes:
- a CDS encoding heavy metal translocating P-type ATPase; this encodes MEKPAPPVSVQLPVSGMHCAACSARIERVLAATPGVHEAAVNLADASLRLRYDPESITLDAIGARLADLGFGLGPPPPTDTTVHLAIGGMHCAACSSRIERVTRKLPGMRAADVNLADATGTFTFDPMALSRRELRRAIADLGFDATPLTAGTSPFTARQQAAADELARQKRALVPALGLAALLLLLSMGHMLGLPLPHFLHPDVAPATFALAQLALTAPIVWIGRRFYRDGIPALLRGGPNMDSLVAMGTGAALAYSLAGLVLILAGSDPVARAMDLYFESAGVLLAMISLGKYLEASAKLKTSGAIAALMRLAPDTATLVRGGGHETVPVEEVEVGDMLLVRPGERVPVDGEVAEGTSRVDESMLTGEPLPVAKAPGDSLSGGTQNTTGALVMRATRVGEDTTLSRIVALVRQAQGSKAPIANLADTVSFYFVPTVMAVAVVAFCGWYFLGGAGFSFSLRIFVAVMVIACPCAMGLAVPTSIMVGMGRGARLGILVKSGAALQTAGDVGLVVFDKTGTLTHGKPELTDIAPAPGRDADQLLALAAAAEVRSEHPLARAVVAATEAKGLPLPAPEAFEAHPGRGVAARVDGRAVLVGTAAFLAEQGIPADPAGEADETRLAEAGKTAIRVAVDGTSAGTLAVADSPRPEAAAVVAALAEAGVAVAMLTGDDERTAAAVARTLGIETVIARVLPERKAAEIARFRQTGRKVAMVGDGINDAPALAEADLGMAMGSGIDVAVESGDVVLMRNDLRGVPAALELSRAVIANIKQNLFWAFAFNTIGIPVAAGVLHVFGGPTLSPMIAGAAMALSSFTVVTNALRLRFFTPRVIVEAGGASARSPNPD
- a CDS encoding LysM peptidoglycan-binding domain-containing protein, encoding MPRLSRLCLALCCVSLLATAGPDATWAYTVQAGDTPLTIAKKHNISLDDLMKANKGLKPNKMKVGDTLTIPGGTPGKAEKKEPAKETKKDKADKKSEATSAKERAAEARDRSQEKEHKAPATKGGGHYAVKKGDTLGSIASKHGVSVDDLLKANGLKHSSTLKIGQELTLPGGAPAAKPEAAEKPAAKSHKAPEPEERTTTYTAHRKDTVDSVARKFRTSPKELARLNPDMGKKLHSGQKLVVPAKAAPAEEAEEAPVRAKPSKAAPVIEEPETAAPERPAKAARTPDPAEATPSLPDSKETADAESSFEKGIEFGKQNKFQKAVESFDKAIKLNPNRADYYASRGHANYYLKQYPKAIDDYTKAIEKNPNFALAYSMRGLSRTRSGRYPQAIEDFNKAISFGPNEADYYKGRGFTYLHLKQYGPMCQDYQKSCTLGDCELLESAKKEKLCQ